The following coding sequences are from one Thermodesulfobacteriota bacterium window:
- a CDS encoding ammonium transporter, which translates to MKKRFSLMLAELLLLLTLPGVLPAAEGEIDTGTTCWMLTSTALVLLMVPGLAMFYGGLVRTKNVLGTMMHSFVAMSLIGILWVVVGYSLTFGKNVLGGLVGWNNDYFMLRGIDDSVVSGVPEYVLAMFQGKFAIITPALISGALAERVYFRGYTLFISLWFLLVYCPLCHWVWAPDGWLFNAGAAGVIDLAGGTVIHVSAGFSALIIALLLGSRKGYPKTPMIPNNMVMTMMGAGLLWVGWFGFNAGSTVQSGLDTARALTMTQISAASGALTWIIIEALIYRKATSLGFVSGILAGLVAITPAAGVVQPGGAMFLGACSSIACYYALRAKAKFGYDDSLDCFGIHGVGSGLGVLLLSFFIRDSWMAKAASAAGGSWTAGDQFLIQMLGMGAAIAIAAVGTVIIYFLVEKSVGFRISEQKEVEGLDQSLHGENGYGLVHSDFVK; encoded by the coding sequence ATGAAAAAAAGATTCTCGCTGATGCTGGCGGAACTCTTGCTCTTATTGACGCTGCCGGGCGTCCTGCCGGCCGCGGAAGGGGAAATCGATACCGGCACCACCTGCTGGATGCTGACTTCCACCGCCCTGGTGCTGCTGATGGTGCCGGGGCTGGCCATGTTTTACGGCGGCCTGGTCCGAACGAAAAACGTTCTCGGCACCATGATGCACAGTTTTGTCGCCATGTCCCTGATCGGTATTCTCTGGGTGGTGGTCGGCTACTCGCTGACGTTCGGCAAAAATGTTCTCGGCGGCCTGGTCGGCTGGAACAATGATTATTTCATGTTGCGGGGCATCGACGACAGCGTCGTCAGCGGCGTGCCGGAATACGTCCTGGCCATGTTCCAGGGCAAATTCGCCATCATCACGCCGGCCCTGATCAGCGGCGCCCTGGCCGAACGGGTTTATTTCCGCGGTTACACGCTGTTTATCTCCCTGTGGTTTCTCCTGGTTTACTGCCCCCTGTGCCACTGGGTCTGGGCTCCGGATGGCTGGTTGTTCAATGCCGGCGCGGCCGGCGTCATCGACCTGGCCGGGGGCACGGTCATTCATGTCTCGGCCGGGTTCAGCGCCCTGATCATCGCCCTGCTGCTCGGCAGCCGCAAAGGATATCCAAAAACGCCCATGATACCCAACAACATGGTCATGACCATGATGGGCGCGGGCCTGCTATGGGTCGGCTGGTTCGGTTTCAATGCCGGTTCCACCGTGCAGAGCGGGCTGGACACGGCCCGGGCGCTGACTATGACCCAGATTTCCGCGGCCAGCGGGGCGTTGACCTGGATCATCATCGAAGCCCTGATTTACCGCAAGGCGACCTCCCTGGGTTTTGTCTCCGGGATCCTGGCGGGACTGGTGGCCATCACCCCGGCCGCGGGCGTGGTTCAGCCCGGCGGCGCCATGTTTCTCGGCGCCTGCTCATCCATCGCCTGTTACTACGCGTTAAGGGCCAAGGCAAAATTCGGATATGACGACAGCCTGGATTGTTTCGGCATTCACGGGGTGGGCAGCGGCCTGGGCGTACTGTTGCTGAGCTTTTTTATCCGCGACAGCTGGATGGCCAAGGCCGCGTCCGCGGCGGGCGGGTCATGGACGGCCGGGGACCAGTTCCTGATTCAGATGCTCGGAATGGGCGCAGCCATCGCCATTGCCGCCGTCGGCACGGTGATCATCTATTTTCTGGTGGAAAAATCCGTGGGATTCCGTATAAGTGAACAGAAAGAGGTGGAGGGCCTTGACCAGTCCCTGCACGGTGAAAACGGCTACGGCCTGGTTCACTCGGATTTTGTAAAATAA
- a CDS encoding P-II family nitrogen regulator has protein sequence MKKIEAIIKPFKLDDVKAALNDLGVQGMTVTEVKGYGRQKGHTEIYRGAEYVVDFVPKVKIEIVIPADMTDKVAAAIAAAAKTGKLGDGKIFVSPVEQAIRVRTGETGENAI, from the coding sequence ATGAAAAAGATCGAAGCGATCATCAAGCCGTTCAAACTCGATGATGTCAAGGCGGCCCTGAACGACCTCGGGGTTCAGGGCATGACCGTGACGGAAGTCAAGGGCTACGGCCGGCAGAAGGGACACACCGAAATCTATCGCGGCGCGGAATACGTGGTCGACTTTGTGCCCAAGGTTAAGATCGAGATCGTCATCCCGGCGGACATGACCGACAAGGTGGCGGCCGCCATCGCGGCCGCGGCCAAGACCGGCAAGCTCGGGGACGGCAAAATCTTTGTCTCCCCCGTGGAGCAGGCCATCCGGGTCCGCACCGGCGAGACCGGCGAAAACGCCATCTGA